One window of Clostridiales bacterium genomic DNA carries:
- a CDS encoding sodium-dependent transporter: MNNLFGGIVLKKEESTERAQFSSSIAIFFATLSSAVGLGNIWRFPYKIGENGGGSFLFLYLICILFVGMPLLIFEFYMGRRARKNVVGAFGKLSGSKKWEKVGVVSCIGSFCQLFFYTTVAGWVYAYVFKGLIGKFSNITTNGARTQFSHLLQAPGWGIFWQALAVAVITGILIMGVKNGIEKITKTLMPVLFGLIVFCAIRALMLPNAFNGVKMLFCVDWSKITMTAVIAALGLSFFKLALGSGAMVTYGSYFTKETNIISTTVKLIIADTLASIFVALIIFPAVSSFNMQMDEGRGLLFVVMPAVFAKMGGLGRILLLVFFVLTAIAATCSALAVFEVPVAYFSEEKNMSRTKAVLLSAGIVVSFGALVSLTEKYGSLFFNIFDFASCNIMFPIAGLCTAIFIGYFTKKEDIYDELTNGGELKNKSLIDKFYFLVKYVTPVLLSVVFVGLIASVFKK; encoded by the coding sequence ATGAATAATTTATTTGGAGGGATCGTTTTGAAAAAAGAAGAATCGACTGAAAGAGCTCAATTTTCTTCTAGCATAGCAATATTTTTTGCTACGCTAAGTTCGGCTGTGGGGCTAGGTAACATATGGAGATTCCCATATAAAATTGGTGAGAATGGAGGAGGATCGTTTCTATTCCTTTATTTGATTTGTATATTATTTGTAGGTATGCCACTATTAATATTCGAATTTTACATGGGAAGAAGAGCAAGAAAAAACGTAGTTGGTGCATTCGGTAAACTTTCTGGAAGCAAGAAATGGGAGAAGGTAGGAGTTGTAAGTTGTATAGGATCATTTTGTCAATTATTTTTCTATACAACAGTAGCTGGTTGGGTATATGCTTATGTTTTTAAAGGGTTGATAGGAAAATTTTCAAACATAACAACAAATGGCGCGAGGACTCAGTTTTCACATCTTTTGCAAGCACCAGGCTGGGGGATATTTTGGCAGGCATTAGCAGTTGCAGTAATTACCGGAATTTTAATTATGGGTGTAAAAAATGGTATAGAAAAGATAACAAAAACATTGATGCCAGTACTATTCGGATTGATAGTATTTTGTGCTATAAGAGCATTGATGTTGCCTAATGCTTTTAATGGGGTTAAAATGTTATTTTGTGTAGATTGGTCTAAAATAACTATGACAGCAGTTATAGCAGCTTTGGGATTATCGTTCTTTAAACTTGCGTTGGGATCTGGAGCTATGGTTACATATGGAAGTTATTTTACTAAGGAGACTAATATTATATCTACAACAGTGAAGTTAATTATAGCAGATACACTTGCATCAATATTTGTTGCATTGATAATTTTCCCAGCGGTCTCATCATTTAATATGCAAATGGATGAGGGAAGAGGTTTGTTATTTGTTGTTATGCCGGCTGTATTTGCTAAAATGGGTGGTTTAGGAAGAATATTGTTATTAGTATTTTTCGTATTAACAGCAATAGCAGCAACATGTTCAGCCCTTGCAGTGTTTGAGGTTCCAGTTGCATATTTTTCAGAAGAGAAAAATATGTCAAGAACAAAAGCGGTTTTATTATCTGCAGGTATAGTTGTAAGTTTTGGAGCATTGGTATCGTTAACAGAGAAATATGGAAGTTTATTCTTTAACATATTTGACTTTGCTTCATGTAACATCATGTTCCCTATTGCGGGACTTTGCACAGCAATATTTATTGGTTACTTTACAAAGAAAGAAGATATTTATGATGAGCTTACAAATGGTGGAGAACTTAAGAATAAGAGTTTAATAGATAAATTTTATTTCTTAGTTAAGTATGTGACACCAGTGCTATTGTCTGTGGTATTCGTAGGACTTATAGCGAGTGTATTTAAAAAATAA
- a CDS encoding DUF2156 domain-containing protein: MLDSIKKLDLIDITIDAKDIFDKYIGMNYNQVSEITFTNLFIWRHQYKLKYAVCNDYLYLISFKDSEKPYAFLPMGNMESKSFLEAIKVLQQYFDVNGYELIIKKIYEDYVDIVLGVLGEDYIADYDRDNSDYLYLTSNLATLKGKKYHRKKNHVNKFMSTYNYSYEKIDSVNKRACYNILNKWLLNKKVQSDAYKEEVLAIKEIVENFENLDCFGAIINVDATPQGFTFGEKMNRDTLVIHLEKVNREIDGLGEFINWQFCKENFNDSIYINREQDLGIEGLRKAKKSYLPERLVNKYIIHHKR; encoded by the coding sequence ATGTTAGATTCAATAAAAAAGTTAGATTTAATTGATATTACTATTGACGCTAAAGATATCTTTGATAAGTATATTGGTATGAATTATAATCAGGTGTCGGAAATTACGTTTACCAATTTGTTTATATGGAGACATCAATACAAATTAAAATATGCGGTTTGTAATGATTATTTGTATTTGATTTCTTTCAAAGATTCAGAAAAACCGTATGCATTTTTGCCAATGGGGAATATGGAGAGTAAGAGTTTTTTAGAGGCAATAAAAGTGTTACAACAATATTTTGATGTAAATGGCTATGAACTAATAATAAAGAAGATATATGAAGATTATGTAGATATTGTGTTGGGTGTACTAGGTGAGGATTATATTGCAGATTATGATAGAGATAATAGTGACTATTTATATTTAACGAGTAATTTAGCAACGCTTAAGGGGAAGAAATATCATAGGAAGAAAAATCATGTTAATAAATTTATGTCTACCTATAACTATTCGTATGAAAAAATAGATAGTGTAAACAAGAGAGCGTGTTATAACATATTAAATAAGTGGTTATTAAACAAAAAAGTTCAAAGCGATGCTTATAAAGAAGAAGTGCTGGCAATAAAAGAAATTGTAGAAAATTTTGAGAATTTAGATTGTTTCGGTGCAATAATAAACGTGGATGCTACACCACAAGGATTTACATTTGGAGAAAAAATGAATAGAGATACTTTAGTAATACATCTAGAGAAGGTAAATAGAGAAATAGATGGATTAGGGGAGTTTATTAATTGGCAGTTTTGCAAAGAAAATTTTAATGATAGTATATATATAAATAGAGAGCAAGATCTTGGTATAGAAGGATTGCGTAAGGCCAAAAAATCTTATTTACCTGAAAGACTTGTAAATAAGTATATTATTCATCATAAACGATGA
- the gap gene encoding type I glyceraldehyde-3-phosphate dehydrogenase: protein MAIKIGINGFGRIGRLVLRSAVNNSAVEVTGINDPFIDLEYMAYMLKYDTVHGHFEGTIEVKDGSLVVNGKSIKVFAEKDPADINWASCGAEYIVESTGVFTTTDKANAHFKGGAKKVVISAPSKDAPMFVMGVNQDKYTKDMNIVSNASCTTNCLAPLAKVINDNFGLVEGLMTTVHATTATQKTVDGPSKKDWRGGRAAAYNIIPSSTGAAKAVGKVIPELDGKLTGMSFRVPTADVSVVDLTCRLAKPATYEQIKDAMKKASENEMKGILGYTEDSVVSSDFIHDPRTSIFDAKAGISLNDNFVKLVSWYDNEWGYSNKVIDLICHMAKVDNK, encoded by the coding sequence ATGGCAATAAAGATAGGCATCAATGGTTTTGGACGTATTGGACGTTTAGTATTGAGATCAGCTGTAAATAATAGTGCGGTTGAAGTAACAGGTATCAATGATCCATTTATAGATCTTGAATACATGGCATATATGCTAAAGTATGATACTGTTCATGGACACTTCGAAGGAACTATTGAAGTTAAAGATGGTAGTCTAGTAGTGAATGGCAAATCAATCAAAGTATTTGCAGAAAAAGATCCTGCAGACATCAACTGGGCTTCATGTGGAGCTGAGTACATAGTGGAATCAACTGGTGTATTCACAACTACAGACAAAGCGAACGCACACTTTAAGGGAGGAGCAAAGAAAGTTGTAATTAGTGCTCCATCAAAAGATGCACCAATGTTTGTTATGGGAGTTAACCAAGACAAATATACTAAAGACATGAATATAGTATCTAATGCTTCATGTACAACAAACTGTTTAGCACCTTTAGCTAAAGTTATAAATGATAACTTTGGTTTGGTTGAGGGATTAATGACAACAGTTCATGCTACAACAGCAACTCAAAAAACAGTTGATGGACCTTCCAAGAAAGATTGGAGAGGTGGACGTGCAGCAGCATATAATATCATTCCTTCATCAACAGGAGCTGCAAAAGCAGTAGGAAAGGTTATCCCAGAGTTAGATGGGAAATTAACAGGTATGTCATTTAGAGTACCAACAGCTGATGTATCAGTGGTGGACTTAACTTGTAGATTAGCTAAGCCAGCTACATATGAGCAAATTAAGGATGCAATGAAAAAAGCTTCTGAAAATGAAATGAAGGGTATTTTGGGATATACTGAGGATTCAGTAGTATCGTCCGATTTCATTCATGATCCACGTACATCAATATTTGATGCAAAAGCAGGTATATCATTAAATGATAACTTTGTAAAATTGGTATCATGGTACGATAATGAGTGGGGATATTCAAATAAAGTTATAGATCTAATTTGTCATATGGCTAAGGTAGATAACAAGTAA
- a CDS encoding glutamine amidotransferase, with amino-acid sequence MYNLEICHLYPNLLNLYGDRGNIIALKQRADWRGIGINIHNVSLGQEYDPSKYDITFLGGGQDFEQEIIQEDLIKLKGGSITSAIHSGKVFLAICGGYQLLGKYYTTYDGRKIDLLGALDFWTIAQKDRLIGNFAFRCDFLKSSSFDGVVVGFENHAGRTFLGERVQPMGKLICGHGNNGQDGFEGAVFKNTFCSYSHGSLLPKNPKLTDHILSVALGNKYPSFNILTPLDDSIENKARLSVLNKYIR; translated from the coding sequence ATGTATAATTTAGAAATTTGTCATCTTTACCCGAATCTACTTAATCTTTATGGTGATCGTGGTAATATTATAGCATTAAAGCAGCGTGCAGATTGGCGTGGTATAGGCATTAATATACATAATGTATCTCTTGGGCAAGAGTATGATCCCTCCAAATACGATATAACTTTCTTAGGAGGTGGCCAAGATTTTGAACAAGAAATCATCCAAGAAGATCTCATAAAATTAAAGGGAGGTTCCATAACCTCGGCTATACACTCTGGTAAAGTATTTCTAGCAATATGTGGTGGTTATCAACTACTTGGCAAATACTACACTACATATGATGGCAGAAAAATAGATTTATTAGGTGCTCTCGACTTTTGGACAATTGCACAAAAAGATAGGCTAATTGGCAACTTTGCCTTTCGTTGCGACTTCTTAAAATCAAGCTCTTTTGACGGTGTAGTTGTTGGCTTTGAAAATCATGCAGGTAGAACTTTTTTGGGTGAACGTGTACAACCTATGGGAAAACTTATTTGTGGGCACGGCAACAATGGTCAAGATGGTTTTGAGGGAGCAGTATTTAAAAATACATTTTGTTCATATTCTCATGGCAGCCTTCTTCCTAAAAATCCAAAACTAACCGATCACATACTATCTGTCGCATTAGGAAATAAATATCCTTCTTTTAACATATTGACTCCGTTAGATGATTCAATTGAAAATAAAGCAAGGTTATCTGTTTTAAATAAATATATACGATAA
- a CDS encoding DUF1727 domain-containing protein has product MCFFTLLITKTIIFIFRMFGKGATTLPGRVALRMNPKILEKLASNFKIIMVTGTNGKTTTTKIISNLLSHHGMSHICNNSGANLVPGITTTFIEGHTLLGKPKKSTALIEIDEAAFLKISKMIPSIEYLVITNFFRDQLDRYGELYTTLSGIRDGLNNLSCKHLILNADDSLSSSLAKNFYSDIIYYGFNCDAYSPDNYIFNTDANFCIFCKNEYKYTNHVYGHLGGFYCDKCGYKKKDTDISCSLVQQLSPSSSQIKFKILSDEYTAKINLPGLYNIYNALASISLAYSLQIPANTILDSIEHFESSFGRMESIPVDDKTIKLILVKNPAGFNQVINYLLNEDNNLQIAFLLNDNAADGTDVSWIWDADLENLCGKDPNILVGGTRLFDMATRLKYAGIPAKNISTFSNYTKLINDGLSRTNPGQSFYILPTYTALLKVRKILKNKFKLKEFWK; this is encoded by the coding sequence ATGTGTTTCTTTACATTACTGATAACTAAAACCATAATTTTCATATTTAGAATGTTCGGAAAAGGAGCAACTACTCTTCCTGGAAGGGTTGCACTTCGTATGAATCCTAAAATCTTGGAAAAATTAGCTTCTAATTTTAAAATAATAATGGTTACTGGAACAAACGGCAAAACTACTACAACTAAAATAATTAGTAACTTATTATCACATCATGGAATGTCTCATATATGCAATAATTCTGGTGCAAATTTAGTTCCTGGTATAACTACTACATTCATTGAAGGTCACACTTTATTGGGTAAGCCTAAGAAAAGCACTGCACTAATAGAGATTGATGAGGCTGCTTTTCTAAAAATATCAAAGATGATCCCTTCCATTGAATATTTGGTTATTACAAATTTTTTCCGTGATCAGTTAGATAGATATGGTGAATTATATACCACTTTAAGCGGTATACGTGATGGTTTAAACAACTTATCTTGCAAACATTTAATACTAAACGCAGATGATTCCTTGTCTAGCTCTTTAGCAAAAAATTTTTATTCGGATATAATCTACTATGGTTTTAACTGTGATGCATATTCACCAGATAATTATATATTTAACACTGACGCTAATTTTTGTATTTTTTGCAAAAACGAATATAAGTACACAAATCACGTTTATGGGCATTTGGGTGGATTTTATTGTGATAAGTGTGGCTATAAAAAGAAAGATACTGATATATCGTGTAGTTTAGTACAACAGTTATCTCCATCATCATCACAAATTAAATTTAAAATTTTATCTGATGAATATACTGCAAAAATAAATTTACCTGGTTTGTACAACATATATAACGCACTTGCTTCAATTTCTTTGGCATATTCATTACAAATCCCCGCAAATACGATACTAGATTCTATTGAACATTTTGAATCTAGTTTTGGTAGAATGGAAAGTATCCCTGTTGATGATAAAACAATAAAACTTATATTGGTTAAGAATCCAGCTGGATTTAATCAGGTGATTAATTATTTACTAAATGAAGATAATAACTTACAAATAGCATTCTTACTAAATGACAATGCTGCCGATGGTACTGATGTATCTTGGATATGGGATGCTGACCTCGAAAATTTATGTGGGAAAGATCCAAATATTTTAGTTGGGGGAACTCGTTTATTCGATATGGCAACAAGACTTAAATATGCTGGAATCCCTGCTAAAAATATATCTACATTTAGCAATTACACTAAACTTATAAACGATGGACTTTCTAGAACAAATCCAGGGCAAAGTTTTTATATATTACCAACATACACCGCTTTGCTTAAAGTCCGTAAGATACTAAAAAACAAATTTAAATTAAAGGAGTTTTGGAAATGA
- a CDS encoding aminopeptidase P family protein — translation MINSRLQALREQLTKKNLQAILVTKKQDIFYLSSFSGDDTFLFITLHDAYLTTDFRYVEQAEREAPLYQLIRKENNLWDKLNDIIQKQKISRIGVQECDISFDDYKKYTSNLTNVTLLSADNILQLLRIKKTSQELDNIRVAVEIADNAFSHILNYIKVGMTEKEISLELEYFMRKHKASGVSFETIVASGVRSSMPHGVASDKIISYGDTITLDYGAIYNNYCSDMTRTIFIGDPNEEILKIYDIVKLAQTEAIKKAQPGTNICDIDKTARDVISNYGYGNYFGHALGHGVGLDVHELPSVSTKSTEVLEAGMVITIEPGIYLPNVGGVRIEDMLAITPHSNVILPTSSKDIIIL, via the coding sequence ATGATAAATTCTAGATTACAGGCTTTACGTGAACAATTAACTAAAAAAAATCTACAAGCAATACTTGTTACTAAAAAACAAGACATATTTTACTTATCTTCTTTTTCTGGAGATGACACCTTTTTATTTATTACATTGCATGATGCTTACTTAACTACTGACTTTAGATATGTAGAACAAGCAGAAAGAGAAGCTCCTTTATATCAACTCATTCGCAAAGAAAATAATCTTTGGGATAAACTAAATGATATTATCCAAAAGCAAAAAATTTCTCGTATAGGTGTACAAGAATGCGATATTTCATTTGATGATTACAAAAAATATACATCAAATTTAACTAATGTTACGCTACTTAGTGCAGATAATATTTTGCAATTACTCCGCATAAAGAAAACTTCACAAGAACTTGACAATATCCGTGTTGCTGTAGAAATTGCAGATAATGCTTTTTCACATATATTAAATTATATAAAAGTTGGTATGACTGAAAAAGAAATATCACTAGAACTTGAATATTTTATGAGAAAACACAAAGCATCAGGCGTATCATTTGAAACAATAGTAGCTTCTGGCGTTAGATCAAGTATGCCTCATGGTGTTGCCAGCGACAAAATAATTTCATACGGCGATACAATAACACTAGATTATGGAGCAATTTATAATAATTATTGTTCAGATATGACCAGAACTATTTTTATAGGAGATCCTAATGAAGAAATTTTAAAAATATATGATATAGTGAAACTTGCTCAAACAGAAGCGATAAAAAAAGCACAACCTGGCACTAATATATGCGATATAGATAAAACAGCCCGAGACGTTATCTCAAACTATGGCTATGGCAATTATTTCGGCCATGCTCTAGGACATGGCGTTGGCTTAGACGTTCATGAACTACCTTCGGTCTCTACAAAAAGTACAGAAGTTCTGGAAGCTGGAATGGTTATAACCATAGAACCAGGTATATATTTACCTAACGTTGGCGGAGTTAGAATTGAAGATATGTTAGCAATCACCCCCCACTCTAATGTTATATTACCAACATCATCTAAAGATATAATTATTTTATGA